One Megachile rotundata isolate GNS110a chromosome 5, iyMegRotu1, whole genome shotgun sequence genomic region harbors:
- the LOC100884075 gene encoding transmembrane 7 superfamily member 3 isoform X1 has translation MRRNFVRGKLIFLLLLASCQADKENFEVFNDRDIIQVNLNTLNDITPYIKQISITSFSHLTLNITDISSNVAFYIVQIHSHLHPVALSYDKYYAKRVFGTNIGLYVKPNLNNITSLYLKNDGVYSAKALLVIMNYNDKAPIPGGCNMEFDTEIAPYAKVLTRDGMITVDVQPASVPLNKTAVSMCDKNPVTHDMYQVYLPQQDLSSKTYFAYITNMLTVNDIIENGQKISTPDLFKPLRRIFNAYIGTGSVYVTVATYGTQSAAYVPAFSYACDPAEFPTSCQVLDNTYSKFMVACCFFVGLASVFLGSKCIKLDVAVPVFFTAAVISYVVTEQSLTLAWVLGLCIAVLFGICQKFMVFNLFVPMSLGFFIACFAYFTFPESLVLLHSDWMFWFLFVTAIVVVCITKKLLFFFTVGHVTCAVIGSYMLIVPFDYYAESTLKYIIFNFVRRCTVTDFKYAIIQPPIQYKDITLIVFWVLLASWRFISIFWSPTLRVPFSRPTEVTPLL, from the exons ATGAGACGCAACTTTGTCAGAGGaaaactaatttttttattactactTGCTAGTTGCCAAGCTGATAAAGAAAACTTTGAAGTTTTTAATG ATCGCGATATAATACAAGTGAATTTAAATACTCTTAATGACATTACACCATATATCAAACAAATATCTATTACATCTTTTAGTCATCTTACCTTGAATATAACAGACATTTCATCCAATGTTGCATTTTATATTGTTCAAATTCATTCACACTTGCACCCTGTTGCATTGTCTTATGATAAATATTATGCAAAAAGAGTATTTGGAACAAACATTGGCCTTTACGTCAAACCTAatcttaataatataacatCATTGTACTTAAAAAATGATGGAGTCTATTCCGCGAAGGCCCTActtgttattatgaattacAACGATAAAG CACCCATACCGGGTGGATGCAACATGGAGTTCGATACCGAAATTGCGCCATATGCAAAGGTACTTACCAGGGACGGCATGATAACAGTCGATGTGCAACCAGCCTCTGTACCTTTAAACAAGACTGCGGTATCGATGTGTGACAAAAATCCAGTCACACACGATATGTATCAAGTATATTTGCCTCAACAGGACCTATCCTCTAAAACTTATTTCGCGTACATCACGAACATGTTGACGGTAAACGATATCATCGAGAATGGGCAGAAG ATCTCAACTCCAGATCTTTTTAAACCGTTGAGACGAATTTTCAACGCATACATTGGAACTGGCTCAGTTTACGTCACCGTGGCCACTTATGGTACTCAGTCTGCCGCTTACGTTCCAGCTTTTTCGTACGCCTGCGATCCTGCAGAATTCCCGACCTCGTGCCAAGTTCTAG ATAATACGTATTCAAAATTCATGGTGGCCTGCTGCTTCTTCGTAGGGCTAGCCTCGGTTTTCTTGGGAAGCAAGTGTATAAAACTTGATGTAGCGGTACCAGTATTTTTCACGGCAGCCGTAATTTCTTATGTCGTCACTGAAC AAAGCCTTACACTCGCTTGGGTGTTAGGCTTGTGCATAGCAGTGCTATTTGGAATCTGCCAAAAATTCATGGTCTTCAATCTGTTCGTCCCAATGTCGTTAGGATTTTTTATCGCGTGTTTCGCCTACTTCACTTTCCCAG AATCCCTTGTACTCTTACATTCCGATTGGATGTTTTGGTTTCTGTTCGTGACTGCGATCGTTGTTGTTTGTATAACCAagaaattactattttttttcaCTGTTGGTCACGTTACCTGTGCTGTAATTGGATCTTATATGTTGATCGTACCGTTCGATTATTACGCTGAATCAACCTTGAAATACATCATCTTCAATTTTGTAAGGAGATGCACCGTTACAGACTTTAAATATGCCATTATCCAGCCTCCAATTCAATACAAAG ATATAACGTTGATTGTATTCTGGGTGTTATTAGCGTCGTGGCGATTTATAAGCATCTTTTGGAGCCCTACATTACGCGTGCCTTTTTCTAGACCAACCGAAGTTACACCTTTATTATAA
- the LOC100884075 gene encoding transmembrane 7 superfamily member 3 isoform X2, producing the protein MRRNFVRGKLIFLLLLASCQADKENFEVFNDRDIIQVNLNTLNDITPYIKQISITSFSHLTLNITDISSNVAFYIVQIHSHLHPVALSYDKYYAKRVFGTNIGLYVKPNLNNITSLYLKNDGVYSAKALLVIMNYNDKAPIPGGCNMEFDTEIAPYAKVLTRDGMITVDVQPASVPLNKTAVSMCDKNPVTHDMYQVYLPQQDLSSKTYFAYITNMLTVNDIIENGQKISTPDLFKPLRRIFNAYIGTGSVYVTVATYGTQSAAYVPAFSYACDPAEFPTSCQVLDNTYSKFMVACCFFVGLASVFLGSKCIKLDVAVPVFFTAAVISYVVTEQSLVLLHSDWMFWFLFVTAIVVVCITKKLLFFFTVGHVTCAVIGSYMLIVPFDYYAESTLKYIIFNFVRRCTVTDFKYAIIQPPIQYKDITLIVFWVLLASWRFISIFWSPTLRVPFSRPTEVTPLL; encoded by the exons ATGAGACGCAACTTTGTCAGAGGaaaactaatttttttattactactTGCTAGTTGCCAAGCTGATAAAGAAAACTTTGAAGTTTTTAATG ATCGCGATATAATACAAGTGAATTTAAATACTCTTAATGACATTACACCATATATCAAACAAATATCTATTACATCTTTTAGTCATCTTACCTTGAATATAACAGACATTTCATCCAATGTTGCATTTTATATTGTTCAAATTCATTCACACTTGCACCCTGTTGCATTGTCTTATGATAAATATTATGCAAAAAGAGTATTTGGAACAAACATTGGCCTTTACGTCAAACCTAatcttaataatataacatCATTGTACTTAAAAAATGATGGAGTCTATTCCGCGAAGGCCCTActtgttattatgaattacAACGATAAAG CACCCATACCGGGTGGATGCAACATGGAGTTCGATACCGAAATTGCGCCATATGCAAAGGTACTTACCAGGGACGGCATGATAACAGTCGATGTGCAACCAGCCTCTGTACCTTTAAACAAGACTGCGGTATCGATGTGTGACAAAAATCCAGTCACACACGATATGTATCAAGTATATTTGCCTCAACAGGACCTATCCTCTAAAACTTATTTCGCGTACATCACGAACATGTTGACGGTAAACGATATCATCGAGAATGGGCAGAAG ATCTCAACTCCAGATCTTTTTAAACCGTTGAGACGAATTTTCAACGCATACATTGGAACTGGCTCAGTTTACGTCACCGTGGCCACTTATGGTACTCAGTCTGCCGCTTACGTTCCAGCTTTTTCGTACGCCTGCGATCCTGCAGAATTCCCGACCTCGTGCCAAGTTCTAG ATAATACGTATTCAAAATTCATGGTGGCCTGCTGCTTCTTCGTAGGGCTAGCCTCGGTTTTCTTGGGAAGCAAGTGTATAAAACTTGATGTAGCGGTACCAGTATTTTTCACGGCAGCCGTAATTTCTTATGTCGTCACTGAAC AATCCCTTGTACTCTTACATTCCGATTGGATGTTTTGGTTTCTGTTCGTGACTGCGATCGTTGTTGTTTGTATAACCAagaaattactattttttttcaCTGTTGGTCACGTTACCTGTGCTGTAATTGGATCTTATATGTTGATCGTACCGTTCGATTATTACGCTGAATCAACCTTGAAATACATCATCTTCAATTTTGTAAGGAGATGCACCGTTACAGACTTTAAATATGCCATTATCCAGCCTCCAATTCAATACAAAG ATATAACGTTGATTGTATTCTGGGTGTTATTAGCGTCGTGGCGATTTATAAGCATCTTTTGGAGCCCTACATTACGCGTGCCTTTTTCTAGACCAACCGAAGTTACACCTTTATTATAA